The following coding sequences are from one Microtus pennsylvanicus isolate mMicPen1 chromosome 1, mMicPen1.hap1, whole genome shotgun sequence window:
- the LOC142842110 gene encoding vomeronasal type-1 receptor 2-like → MVPANLPMGILFFSQTAVGILGNWSILLPYAVSEFNGKSLMPKDQILRHLTLANSLVIISRVIPHIMAQLGLQYLLDDLLCKLTLYSNRVSRGISLHCTCLLSCFQAITISPSNSRWMKLKHSVSKYMVQSCSLSWLVHLLLNSKTAVDVIGSGTNKNFTKKIKLGYCSAFVFRNSVPGLHLSLMCFTDGLCLGLMVWASVFMVSTLYRHKSQLQHIHSAQYSLRVSPEDRATKTILILVCTFVLSYSMSFILVIYTVIVDNPRLWIINIFTLLDTCFPTFCPLILVPNNKSAPKNHFPCCRRR, encoded by the coding sequence ATGGTTCCTGCGAATTTGCCAAtggggattttgtttttctctcagacAGCTGTAGGGATCTTGGGCAATTGGTCGATTCTTCTTCCTTATGCTGTGTCTGAATTCAATGGAAAAAGTCTGATGCCCAAAGACCAGATTTTAAGGCATCTGACTTTAGCCAATTCCTTGGTTATCATCTCAAGAGTAATTCCTCACATAATGGCACAGCTGGGCTTGCAATATCTCCTGGATGACCTGTTATGTAAACTTACTCTCTACAGTAACCGGGTGTCCCGGGGCATTTCCCTGCACTGCACCTGCCTCTTGAGCTGTTTCCAAGCAATCACAATCAGCCCCAGCAACTCCAGGTGGATGAAGCTGAAACACTCAGTCTCCAAGTACATGGTTCAGTCCTGCTCTCTCAGCTGGCTTGTTCATCTGCTTCTAAACAGCAAAACAGCTGTAGATGTGATTGGATCTGGTACTAACAAAAACTTCACCAAGAAAATCAAGTTGGGGTACTGCTCAGCATTTGTTTTTCGCAATTCTGTACCTGGGCTACATTTGTCCTTGATGTGTTTCACTGATGGTCTATGTTTGGGTCTCATGGTCTGGGCCAGTGTCTTCATGGTGAGTACCCTCTATAGGCACAAGAGTCAGCtacagcacatccacagtgccCAGTATTCCCTCAGAGTCTCCCCTGAAGACAGAGCCACAAAAACCATCTTGATCCTTGTGTGCACCTTTGTCCTCTCCTACTCAATGTCCTTCATATTAGTTATCTATACCGTGATAGTTGACAATCCAAGGCTGTGGATAATCAACATATTTACATTACTAGACACGTGCTTCCCCACATTTTGCCCCCTCATCCTTGTCCCTAATAACAAGTCTGCTCCCAAGAATCATTTTCCCTGCTGTAGGAGAAGGTAA
- the LOC142837286 gene encoding vomeronasal type-1 receptor 1-like: MDALVSINSNWGMMFLIQTTVGILANSFLFHLYNFPLFTAQVVRPKNLILNQLVISNTLVLFSKGIPQTVATFGLTSFLGKAGCKLLLYLHRVARGVSLSTTSLLSGFQAIKLHPNTLGWLNLRTRSSKCIVTCCFLCWIPQLLLNIPVSMIKPGPKNSKNLSTKGIHGYCSSTVPERLTFLIKAVILTLSDMMCLVLMAWASGCMVLVLHKHKHRVQHIHSHSLSQRSSHEDRATHTILILVTIFLSFYSLASVLSFCITQTVNPSPWLLNTSVLLSLSFPTLSPLVFNFSNICVPHFCFVFWIKKNSPTVVSYV; the protein is encoded by the coding sequence ATGGATGCATTAGTTTCCATTAACTCAAACTGGGGAATGATGTTCCTCATTCAGACCACTGTTGGAATCCTAGCCAattccttcctctttcatctGTATAACTTTCCATTGTTCACTGCACAAGTGGTGAGACCCAAAAACTTGATTCTCAATCAGTTAGTCATATCAAACACTCTGGTTCTCTTCTCTAAAGGGATCCCTCAGACAGTAGCCACCTTTGGGTTGACATCTTTCCTGGGGAAGGCTGGGTGCAAACTTCTACTCTATTTGCACAGAGTGGCCAGAGGGGTCTCCCTCAGCACCACCTCCCTCCTCAGTGGCTTTCAGGCCATTAAGCTTCACCCCAATACTTTGGGGTGGCTGAACCTCAGAACTAGATCCTCAAAGTGCATTGTCACCTGCTGTTTCCTTTGCTGGATCCCACAGCTTCTGCTCAATATCCCTGTTTCTATGATCAAACCTGGTCCAAAGAATAGCAAAAACCTGAGCACTAAAGGAATACACGGATACTGTTCCTCAACTGTGCCTGAGAGATTAACTTTCTTAATAAAAGCAGTGATTCTAACCCTAAGTGATATGATGTGTCTGGTTCTCATGGCCTGGGCCAGTGGCTGCATGGTCCTTGTCCTGCATAAACACAAGCATCGAGTCCAGCACATCCATAGCCACAGCCTCTCCCAAAGGTCTTCCCACGAGGACAGAGCCACACACACCATCCTGATCCTGGTGACCATTTTTCTGTCCTTTTACTCTCTAGCTTCCGTCTTATCATTTTGTATAACCCAGACTGTGAACCCGAGCCCTTGGCTGCTGAACACCTCTGTGCTGCTGTCATTGAGCTTCCCAACACTCAGTCCCCTTGTGTTCAATTTCAGTAATATATGTGTCCCTCatttctgctttgtcttttggataaagaaaaacagcccaACTGTGGTCTCTTATGTTTGA